The genomic stretch AATGTGTTACTTGTGATTGTCTTTTATTTTTTCGATAAGGTTTGCAAAGTAAGTTCTTTTTTCAGGAAAAACCAAACTCAGTTTTTCGTAAACTTTTATAGCTTTTTCGGTATGTCCTTGTTTGAGGAAAATTTTTGCCAGTGTTTCGCTCACAATTGTTTCATTGTCAACAGCGCTTTGGCGGGCATAATTCACCGGGTTAAAAAAATCCTTCTGGGGCCTTGAAATATGCGGTTTCGCATGAATGAAACGGTCAACGATTTCATCTTTCGACAAAATCTCTTGTCTAGGTTTTTCTTCACCCTCAAGGTTGGTTGTTACTAGTGGTTCGTCAGTATCTGGAGCTTGAGCTGTGCCGGACCAATCCGACCCCACAGGCAGTACTTCAAACTCTTCTTCAATATCTACGCGGTCTGATACAAAGTTATCAGCTTTGGGTTCGGCATGCAAAACACTTTTTAATATTGCCCGGTTTCCGGCATAAGCGGCTGCCACCCGAAGTTGAGAACTGTAAGAAATGTGTTTCAGGTTCTTAAGATTGCGGGCATATAATACATGAACCGACTGGCAATAAGGATATTCTGCCAGGATGTTTTTCAGCAATTCTGTTGCCGAGGCATCAAGTAAAGCGGGATTATCAATATATGCTTCAAAATCCTGGAGATTCATATGCCTACCAGTTTACCACAGATCGGTTAAATATGTCCTGCACAAGGGCTTCAATTATCTCACCCATCAATGTTTCTTCTACGGATGATAGTGGCAGGGAACTGTCATAATCTTTAAATTGCGAAAAAGTAGTCTCAAAATTCTGCTTTTCATCTACACGGTTTGTGAAAACAACCTTTACTGCAATAGTTAGCCGGTTCATCGCGGCAGTTTGGTCGCCGGTGATAGCTACCGGTTGTGTGCGGTAATCAGTGATAGAGCCTTCAAATGCAAGATCCCCGTTTATAGGAACCTGGCTCAGATTGGTCTGTGAGGAGAATTTGTCACTCAATGCATCAGTGAGCAGCTGGCTGAGTACGGGTTGAACAAGGGGTGCGTTGTTTGGAAACTGCTGGATTGAAATCGTTTTGGCTTCGGGTGGAATTGAAGCGCCTGTAAACGAATATACGCCACAGCCCGAAGTTAGGGCCAGAAAGAAGACTAACAGATAATAAACTGCAAGTTTATTCATTGAGGTCATATTCCTTGATTTTTCTATACAATGTCCTTTCCGAAATACCAAGCGCCCTGGCGGCTGATTTCCTTTTACCTCCATGCTTTTCAAGCGCTTTTACGATAAATTCACGTTCTTTTTTCTCAAGCAATAATGATTCTTCGAGCACTTCGGGCTCTTCAAGTGTCTCGTCTTGCGATCCAAAGGATTGATGAATGGAAACATCATCCACTTCAGGTGTATGCACTTCGCTATCTTTGAAAAGCCTGTGCATTTTCTGAGGTAGTTCTTTGGCCCAGGTTTCTGTTCTTCCGGTTTCCTGCATGATCTCAAAAACCAATTTTTTCAGGTCAGTAATATCTCGACGCATATCGAATAGTACCTTGTATAGCAATTCGCGTTCAGAAAGCTCGCCGGTGATTTGCTCAGGTCTATAAAGTATTGGCAAATCGCGGTGTTGGCCTTCGGGTAAATATTTTAACAGGGTTTGTGCGCTGATCAGGCGTTTTTCTTCAATAATAGAAATCTGTTCCGAAATATTTTTTAACTGACGGATATTACCGTACCATCTGTAGTTAGTCAGAATCTGCTGAGCTTCTTCTTCGAGTTCAATTACAGGCATACGGTAGCGTTCTGCAAAATCGGTGGCAAATTTTCTGAAAAGGAGCAAAACATCACTTTTCCGATCCCGCAAAGGCGGAATCTGAATTGGAACTGTATTCAGCCTGTAATAAAGGTCCTGTCTGAATTTGCCTTTTTGCACATAGTCATTCACATCCACATTGGTAGCAGCAACAATTCTCACATCGGTTTTGAGCACCTTTGATGATCCTACCTTGATGAACTCACCCGATTCGAGAACCCGCAGCAGCCTTACCTGTGTTGATTGCGGCAATTCAGCAACTTCGTCTAGAAAGATGGTTCCACCATTTGCAACTTCAAAATATCCCTTGCGGGCTTCGTGGGCACCGGTAAAAGATCCTTTTTCATGGCCAAACAACTCAGAATCAATGGTTCCTTCGGGAATGGCACCGCAGTTCACGGCAATGTAAGGCCCATGTTTACGGGCGCTGAGCTGATGAATAATTTTGGGGAA from Bacteroidales bacterium encodes the following:
- a CDS encoding LptE family protein codes for the protein MNKLAVYYLLVFFLALTSGCGVYSFTGASIPPEAKTISIQQFPNNAPLVQPVLSQLLTDALSDKFSSQTNLSQVPINGDLAFEGSITDYRTQPVAITGDQTAAMNRLTIAVKVVFTNRVDEKQNFETTFSQFKDYDSSLPLSSVEETLMGEIIEALVQDIFNRSVVNW
- a CDS encoding sigma-54-dependent Fis family transcriptional regulator, with the protein product MDIQSIKLRFGIIGHSPSLDRAIDIARQVAPTDISVLVSGESGTGKEVFPKIIHQLSARKHGPYIAVNCGAIPEGTIDSELFGHEKGSFTGAHEARKGYFEVANGGTIFLDEVAELPQSTQVRLLRVLESGEFIKVGSSKVLKTDVRIVAATNVDVNDYVQKGKFRQDLYYRLNTVPIQIPPLRDRKSDVLLLFRKFATDFAERYRMPVIELEEEAQQILTNYRWYGNIRQLKNISEQISIIEEKRLISAQTLLKYLPEGQHRDLPILYRPEQITGELSERELLYKVLFDMRRDITDLKKLVFEIMQETGRTETWAKELPQKMHRLFKDSEVHTPEVDDVSIHQSFGSQDETLEEPEVLEESLLLEKKEREFIVKALEKHGGKRKSAARALGISERTLYRKIKEYDLNE